The proteins below come from a single Alnus glutinosa chromosome 9, dhAlnGlut1.1, whole genome shotgun sequence genomic window:
- the LOC133876730 gene encoding uncharacterized protein LOC133876730 → MESLGYSSQSLSILFLFFPIWASATQLNIPRLGTVIRRTSQHDEPQTTYSSSDTAEDFKTFYYTQQLDHFNYRPESYATFQQRYVINFKYWGGADSNAPIFAYLGAEESLDHDLSTVGFLNDNALRFKALQLFIEHRYYGKSVPFGSMKEALKNASTRGYFNSAQAIADYAAVLLHVKKNLSAEYSPIIAIGGSYGGMLAAWFRLKYPHIVLGSLASSAPILYFDGISPEVGYYSIVTKDFKETSQSCFETIQKSWTEIDRIASRPDGLSTLSKRFNTCGQLNISSDLKDYLESIITEAAQYNAPPKYPVSVICSAIDGTTVGTDTLGQIYAAVVAYKGNRSCHNMNEYNYPTETNEGWKWQDIKLILQRFASNIIFSNGLKDPYSSGGVLEDISDSIVAVSTINGSHCLDIHKAKESDPKWLVKQRQTEVEIIEKWIAKYQADLLAFKQHIPI, encoded by the exons ATGGAGTCTCTTGGATACTCATCGCAATCACTTTCTATACTCTTCCTATTTTTCCCAATCTGGGCTTCTGCGACGCAGCTTAACATTCCTCGGCTTGGAACAGTTATACGGAGAACATCGCAACATGATGAACCTCAAACCACATATTCTTCATCCGACACGGCCGAggatttcaaaacattttattaCACCCAACAGCTCGATCACTTCAACTACAGGCCTGAAAGCTACGCCACTTTTCAACAAAGATATGTTATCAACTTCAAGTACTGGGGTGGAGCGGATTCCAACGCACCAATATTTGCATATCTTGGCGCAGAAGAATCTTTGGATCATGATTTATCCACCGTTGGGTTTCTCAATGATAATGCCCTCCGGTTTAAGGCCCTCCAGCTCTTCATAGAG CATCGGTACTATGGGAAATCGGTACCATTTGGATCAATGAAAGAGGCTTTGAAGAATGCGAGCACTCGTGGTTATTTCAACTCGGCTCAGGCTATAGCAGATTACGCTGCTGTGCTCTTACACgtaaagaaaaatttatctGCGGAATATTCTCCAATAATCGCTATTGGAGGCTCCTATGGAGGAA TGCTTGCAGCATGGTTTCGGCTAAAGTATCCACACATTGTTCTTGGATCTCTAGCTTCTTCAGCTCCAATCCTTTACTTTGACGGCATTTCACCGGAAGTTGGATACTACTCTATAGTAACCAAGGATTTTAAA GAAACTAGTCAAAGTTGCTTTGAAACCATCCAAAAATCATGGACTGAAATTGATAGAATTGCTTCCAGACCTGATGGTCTTTCAACACTTAGCAAGAGATTTAATACTTGCGG TCAATTAAATATATCTTCTGATCTGAAGGACTATTTGGAGAGTATAATTACTGAAGCAGCTCAATATAATGCTCCCCCAAAATACCCAGTTAGTGTTATCTGCAGTGCCATTGATGGAACAACTGTTGGAACTGATACTCTTGGCCAAATATATGCGGCTGTTGTTGCTTACAAAGGAAACCGATCATGCCATAACATGAATGAATACAATTATCCAACTGAAACAAATGAAGGGTGGAAATGGCAG GACATAAAACTGATTCTCCAAAGGTTTGCAAGCAACATCATCTTCTCCAATGGGCTAAAAGATCCTTACAGTAGTGGAGg GGTCTTGGAGGACATATCAGACAGCATCGTCGCCGTCTCTACAATTAATG GTTCTCATTGCTTGGACATACACAAGGCAAAGGAAAGTGACCCGAAATGGTTGGTGAAGCAAAGACAGACAGAGGTCGAgataattgaaaaatggattGCCAAGTACCAGGCTGATCTTTTGGCTTTCAAACAGCACATTCCTATATGA
- the LOC133878193 gene encoding uncharacterized protein LOC133878193, protein MESLGYSFHLLSILFLFFPIWASATQLNIPRLGTVIRRTSQHDEPQTTYSSSDTAEDFKTFYYTQQLDHFNYRPESYATFQQRYVINFKYWGGADSNAPIFAYLGAEESLDDDLSTVGFLNDNALRFKALQLFIEHRYYGKSVPFGSMKEALKNASTRGYFNSAQAIADYAAVLLHVKKNLSAEYSPIIAIGGSYGGMLAAWFRLKYPHIVLGSLASSAPILYFDGISPEVGYYSIVTKDFKETSQSCFETIQKSWTEIDRIASRPDGLSTLSKRFNTCGQLNISSDLKDYLESIITEAAQYNAPPKYPVSVICSAIDGTTVGTDTLGQIYAAVVAYKGNRSCHNMNEYNYPTETNEGWKWQKCSEMVMPIGHDSNDSMFPPGPFNLNEFINECESLYGVQPRPHWVTTYYGGRDLKLILQRFASNIIFSNGLKDPYSSGGVLEDISDSIVAVSTINGSHCLDILEEKASDPQWLVKQRQAEVEIIEKWIAKYQADLSAFKQHIPI, encoded by the exons ATGGAGTCTCTTGGATACTCATTCCATTTACTTTCTATACTCTTCCTATTTTTCCCAATCTGGGCTTCTGCGACGCAGCTAAACATTCCTCGGCTTGGAACAGTTATACGGAGAACATCGCAACATGATGAACCTCAAACCACATATTCTTCATCCGACACGGCTGAggatttcaaaacattttattaCACCCAACAGCTCGATCACTTCAACTACAGACCTGAAAGCTACGCCACTTTTCAACAAAGATATGTTATCAACTTCAAGTACTGGGGTGGAGCGGATTCCAACGCACCAATATTTGCATATCTTGGCGCAGAAGAATCTTTGGATGATGATTTATCCACCGTTGGGTTTCTCAATGATAATGCCCTCCGGTTTAAGGCCCTCCAGCTCTTCATAGAG CATCGGTACTATGGGAAATCGGTACCATTTGGATCAATGAAAGAGGCTTTGAAGAATGCGAGCACTCGTGGTTATTTCAACTCGGCTCAGGCTATAGCAGATTACGCTGCTGTGCTCTTACACgtaaagaaaaatttatctGCGGAATATTCTCCAATAATCGCTATTGGAGGCTCCTATGGAGGAA TGCTTGCAGCATGGTTTCGGCTAAAGTATCCACACATTGTTCTTGGATCTCTAGCTTCTTCAGCTCCAATCCTTTACTTTGACGGCATTTCACCGGAAGTTGGATACTACTCTATAGTAACCAAGGATTTTAAA GAAACTAGTCAAAGTTGCTTTGAAACCATCCAAAAATCATGGACTGAAATTGATAGAATTGCTTCCAGACCTGATGGTCTTTCAACACTTAGCAAGAGATTTAATACTTGCGG TCAATTAAATATATCTTCTGATCTGAAGGACTATTTGGAGAGTATAATTACTGAAGCAGCTCAATATAATGCTCCCCCAAAATACCCAGTTAGTGTTATCTGCAGTGCCATTGATGGAACAACTGTTGGAACTGATACTCTTGGCCAAATATATGCGGCTGTTGTTGCTTACAAAGGAAACCGGTCATGCCATAACATGAATGAATACAATTATCCAACTGAAACAAATGAAGGGTGGAAATGGCAG AAATGTAGTGAGATGGTTATGCCCATTGGCCATGATAGCAATGACTCTATGTTCCCTCCAGGACCTTTCAATCTTAACGAATTCATCAATGAGTGCGAGAGCTTGTATGGCGTCCAGCCTCGGCCACACTGGGTGACAACTTATTACGGCGGTCGT GATTTAAAACTGATTCTCCAAAGGTTTGCAAGCAACATCATATTCTCCAATGGGCTAAAAGATCCTTACAGCAGTGGAGG GGTCTTGGAGGACATATCAGACAGCATCGTCGCCGTCTCTACAATTAATG GTTCTCATTGCTTGGACATACTCGAGGAAAAGGCAAGTGATCCGCAATGGTTGGTGAAGCAAAGACAGGCAGAGGTCGAGATTATTGAAAAATGGATTGCCAAGTACCAGGCGGATCTTTCGGCTTTCAAACAGCACATTCCTATATGA